A genomic window from Flavobacterium azooxidireducens includes:
- a CDS encoding sialate O-acetylesterase: MKIFILVVLFFSNEIYAEVKLASIFADNMVLQRDVKIPIWGWAAVNEHITVQFHNQSKSTKADHNGKWIVYLDKENAGGPFVLTVKGKNTIQIKNILVGEVWICSGQSNMEWTVGQAENATEEIASANFSTIRHIKMPKEVNSQPNSDFKTTPWEVCSPQTVENFTAVGYFFAKELTQEVAIPIGLINASWGGTNIETWISKQGFESEAEFREMIQTMPKINLDSLLKLKIESAEKQIESIQNAKLDSKKAASFNLVDVNDSTWPEMQQPGIWETQQLGNFDGVVWLRKQFILENTTNAIVLEIPAIDDNDITYVNGIKIGQTNGWDKKRTYQIPAEILKTGQNTIAIRIEDNGGGGGIHGDENELKLTVQNKEIPLAGKWKFQVESIKNSINENDFPSLCYNAMIHPLIPFAFKGVLWYQGESNAARAYQYRKAFPLLIHDWRQKWQTDFPFYFVQLATFTTAGNSNQGCDWAELREAQTQTLALKNTGMVVTTDIGDPTDIHPKNKQTVGKRLSNIALHHLHQKNKIHNGPTFQSFQKNENQLIITFQNTGKGLTTTNDYGFVNGFEIAGQDQHFHTAKAYIKNNKIIVSSDKVPNPVAVRFGWIGDASHCNLFNIEGFPAVPFRSDDWKISTETVKYTISTH, encoded by the coding sequence ATGAAAATTTTCATTTTAGTAGTGTTGTTCTTTAGCAATGAAATTTATGCAGAAGTTAAGCTAGCTTCAATTTTTGCAGACAATATGGTGTTGCAACGTGACGTTAAAATACCAATTTGGGGTTGGGCAGCGGTTAATGAACATATTACAGTTCAATTTCACAACCAATCAAAATCCACCAAGGCAGATCATAACGGAAAATGGATTGTTTATTTAGACAAAGAAAATGCCGGCGGACCATTTGTTTTAACTGTCAAAGGCAAAAACACCATCCAAATTAAAAATATTTTAGTCGGCGAAGTTTGGATTTGCTCCGGACAATCAAACATGGAATGGACAGTCGGACAAGCTGAAAATGCAACCGAAGAAATTGCATCAGCCAATTTTTCAACCATTCGACACATTAAAATGCCTAAAGAAGTTAATAGTCAGCCCAATAGCGATTTTAAAACTACGCCATGGGAAGTTTGTTCACCACAAACCGTTGAAAATTTTACCGCTGTTGGCTATTTTTTTGCTAAAGAATTGACTCAAGAAGTGGCCATTCCAATTGGTCTAATTAATGCTTCTTGGGGCGGAACAAATATTGAAACATGGATTAGCAAACAAGGTTTTGAATCGGAAGCCGAGTTTCGAGAAATGATTCAAACCATGCCAAAAATTAACTTAGATTCACTTTTAAAACTAAAAATAGAATCAGCAGAAAAACAAATCGAAAGTATACAAAATGCCAAACTAGATTCAAAAAAAGCAGCATCATTCAACTTAGTTGATGTAAACGATTCAACTTGGCCCGAAATGCAACAACCCGGCATTTGGGAAACACAACAATTAGGAAATTTTGACGGTGTTGTCTGGTTGCGAAAGCAGTTTATTTTAGAAAATACAACCAACGCAATTGTCTTAGAAATTCCGGCAATTGATGATAACGATATTACCTACGTGAACGGAATTAAAATTGGTCAAACAAACGGCTGGGATAAAAAAAGAACCTATCAAATACCGGCAGAAATCCTCAAAACCGGACAAAATACAATCGCTATTCGCATAGAAGATAATGGCGGCGGTGGCGGAATTCATGGCGACGAAAACGAATTGAAATTGACCGTCCAAAACAAAGAAATTCCCCTCGCAGGAAAATGGAAATTTCAAGTAGAATCAATTAAAAACAGCATCAACGAAAATGATTTTCCTTCGCTTTGCTACAATGCAATGATTCATCCGCTCATTCCGTTTGCATTCAAAGGAGTACTTTGGTATCAAGGCGAGAGCAATGCTGCCAGAGCCTATCAATATCGAAAAGCTTTTCCGTTATTAATCCACGATTGGCGACAAAAATGGCAAACAGATTTCCCGTTCTATTTTGTTCAATTGGCAACCTTTACAACTGCGGGAAACAGCAACCAAGGCTGTGATTGGGCAGAATTACGAGAAGCTCAAACTCAAACATTAGCCCTAAAAAACACCGGAATGGTTGTAACGACCGACATTGGTGATCCAACCGACATACATCCTAAAAATAAACAAACAGTTGGTAAGCGACTTTCAAACATTGCCTTACACCATTTACACCAAAAAAACAAAATACATAACGGTCCAACGTTTCAGTCTTTTCAAAAAAATGAAAACCAATTAATCATTACTTTTCAAAACACAGGAAAAGGATTGACAACCACCAATGATTACGGATTCGTAAATGGGTTTGAAATCGCCGGACAAGATCAGCATTTTCACACCGCCAAAGCCTATATCAAAAACAATAAAATAATCGTAAGTAGCGATAAAGTGCCAAACCCTGTTGCCGTTCGTTTCGGTTGGATTGGCGATGCATCACATTGCAATTTGTTCAATATAGAAGGTTTTCCTGCCGTTCCATTTCGTTCAGACGATTGGAAAATAAGTACAGAAACCGTCAAATATACCATTTCAACCCACTAA